CACCGAGTGTCTTCTTGAACATGGACTACCTCATTCTTGTTATTGGAAAACGATTTAGTCGTGGTACATCACAGACCGCCCGCCATCGATCATCAGGCAGGTGGCATTGATAAAGGGCGCTTCGTCGGTGGCCAGAAACAGCGCGGTCATCGCCACCTCGACCGGCTGGCCGATGCGCTTGGGCGGGTGCAGGTCGAACGCGCGCTGGCGCTCGGCGTGGGGGTCGGGAAAGGTGTTCCAGTAGTCGACGTTGAGCTGGGTTTCGATATATCCCGGGGCGATGGCATTCACGCGGATACCCTTGGGCGCGTATTCGATACCCAGGGCGCGGGTGAGCCCGAGCAGGCCGTGTTTGGCGACCGGGTAGGGAAAGCAGCCGGGAATGATGTGGCTGGAATGGGTGGAAGCAATGTTGATGATATTGCCGATGCCCTGCTCGATCATGTGTGGCAGCACCGAGCGGCAACCGTACCAGGCACCGTCCAGGTCAATGGCGAAGCAACGGCGCCAATCCTCGTCGGTCATTTGCAGCGGGTCGCAAAACACATTGACCCCGGCGCAGTTGACCAGCACGTCGACGCGGCCGAAGCGCTCGATGGCCACATCGACCAGCGCCTGCCACTGCGCCTTGCACGTGATATCGACGGCTTGCGCGACAATCTCGGCGCCACGTTCGCGCCAATGGGCCGCGACTTTTTCGACTTTATCGCACTGGATGTCCGCAATCACCAACCGCGCCTGCTGCGCCTGGAAGCAGGCCACAATCGCCTCGCCAATGCCTTGCGCAGCACCGGTGATGATCACCACCTTGTGCTTGAGGCGCTCGCCGTAAGTGGGCTCGGGCACGGCGGGTAAGGACAACGGTTGTGCCTGCATCGCTTCACCTGTTTTATTTTTGATAGTGAGTGCTGATGCAGGCGACTATAAACCCATCATTTGAAATATCTCAATATATAAATTTACGTCCCACAATATGAGCATACCTATAAAAAAACCGGCCTCAATCGGCCGGTTTCCAAATCCCGTCAGCCTTGGGCAAAATCCCTCAGCGCGTTGCCTTCCATGCGATAGCGCACCCACTCTTCCTGAGGTTGCGCGCCAATGGACTTGTAGAAGGCGATTGCCGGCTCGTTCCAGTCCAGCACGCTCCATTCGAAGCGCCCACAGCCGTTGTCGCAGGCGATCCTGGCAAGATGGCGCAGCAACTTCTTGCCCGCCCCGCCGCCGCGCTGCTCCGGGTTGATATAAAGATCTTCCAGATACAGGCAGTTGCTGCCGAGCCATGTGGAATAGCTGAAAAAAAACACCGCGAAGCCAATCGGCAGGCCGTCGCGCGAACAGATCAGGCCGTGGGCGGTAGCGCCTTCGCTGAACAGGCTGCGTTCGATATCCACCACGCTGGCGACCACTTCGTGCCGGGCTTTTTCATATTCGGCCAGTTCAGTGATGAAAGTCAGGATCTGCGCAGCATCGCTGGGTACGGCGGGGCGAATCTCGATGGTCATGGGCGCGCCTTGGGCAAGTTCAAAGCCCACATACTAAGACGCTTTGATGAACGATTGCAGCGCAATTTCCGAGGTACGGGCACACAAAATCTTACAACCGGTGCAAGACCGTTCGTCGCCATCAAGGCACGAACCGTAGATAAGGGCTGACCAATACAGGGTAAGGACATTAATCCCAATGGAGACACCCTGATGAAGAATTCCAAATTGGCTGCCCTCGCTCTCACCGGCCTGTTGTCTGCTGCCTCGCTGAGTGCCTTCGCTGCGACGTCGTCCACCGGCAAGACTGATCCGGTCGGTTCCCCGCCAAGCCCTGCCACTCAGGAATCCCAGGATTCCATGGGCACTGGCCTGGACACCAATGGCGGCGCAGTCATCGACAACGGCGCCGACCCGCGCACCAAAGGCAATGACACCCAGCGTCAGGCACCCGCTGCCGTGGGCAACGGCAAGATGGGCCCTGGCGCCGAAAAAAATGAGCCGAAGATCAACAAAGGCGACGACTCCAATATCCCAGGTGCACCCAAACAACCTGCGCCTTGATACCTCCATGGCCGGAAGGAGTGTTAGCGATGCCTCGTGGAAGCAAAGCGAAATACACCGAAGAACAGAAACGCAAAGCCGCTCATATCGAAGACAGCTATGAGCACAAGGGACTGTCCAAGGACGAAGCCGAGGCGCGTGCCTGGGCCACCGTCAATAAGCAGTCGGGCGGCGGCGAAAAGTCCGGCGGATCCGGCCAGCGTAAAGCGCCGGCAAAGAAGACTCAGGATCGACAGGATTCGGCCAAGCGCGCAGCGGCCAGCCGTGAGGGTCATCCTCGCGGCAGCCGCGCCTCGCTTGAGACGCAAACCAAGGAAAGCCTGATGAAGGAGGCGCGGGCCAGGGACATTCCCGGGCGTTCGAGCATGCGCAAGGATGAGTTGATCGAGGCGCTGCGCAAGGCCGGTTGAACACCGGTCAACTGTGGGAGGGGGCTTGCCCCCGATAGCAGTGGGTCAGTTATAGATGAGCTGGCTGACACACCGCTATCGGGGGCAAGCCCCCTCCCACATTCTGGTTTGTGTTTATTTTGAGATTAATGCCTCGACCTCGGCGATGTCAGGGCACGTCGCGGGGCCCCAGCGAGTCACCGCCAACGCCGCCGCCGCATTCGCTCGGCGTGCGGCCTCAAGCGGTTTCAAGCCGTTCGCAAGCCCGGCAATAAACACCCCGGCATGCGCATCCCCCGCGCCATTGCTGTCCACCGCCTGCACCTTGAAACCTGGCACATGCTCGATTTCGCTGCCGCGCCCTACCCAGCAACCGTTGGGCCCGTCACGCACCACCCGCAGCGTCTCGGCAGGCAGATGACGATTGAGTTCGCGCAATGCAGCGCCGACATCTGCAGCACCAGTGAATGCCAGCGCCTCGGGGCCATTGCTGGTCCAGATATGGATACGCGGCAACAATGCGCGCATCACGGCCGAGTCCGGCGCCTTGACCAGCGGGCCCGGGTCGAACACCACCACGACCTCGCGCGGCAGCGCCAGCAGCCAGTCGATCAGCGGCTGCGCCTTGCCCTCCAGCAGCAGGCTGTAGCCACTGACGTACACATAGTCCTCGGCACGCGGGACGATCGGGGCCAGGTCGTCGGCACTTAACTCACCCTCGGCACCGAGATGGGAAATGAACGTGCGCTCCGTGGTGGCTTCGGTCAGGGCGACGCACAAGCCGGTGTCCTTGCCGCTGCTTGCCGGCAGTGCCATTTCAATGCCCTCAGCCTGCATTGCAGCGCGGGCCAGTTCACCGAACCGACCGCTGCCGTGACGCCCCAGGTACACCACCCGCAGGCCATTACGCCGTGCGGCGGCCATCACGTTGAAGCCGCCACCAGCTTCGAAACTGGCCGATCTGGCCAGCACGTCGCCACCCGATGCCGGCAGGGTGTCGAGGGCCATGACCAGGTCGACGATGACCTGCCCGGTATGCAGCAATCTAGGCATTGGCACGCTCGACTGACGCGGGGCGTCGATCGGCAGCGCCGCCCAGTACGGCATACACACCGCCGGCCACCAGGAAGGTCACGATCCAGCCAAGGCCGTTATGGCCCAGCCAGGAGTCCGACAATGGCCCGGCGAACCAGACGGTTTCGGCCGTGGTACCAATGGTGGTGAAACAAAAACCCAGCACGATGGCCAGCGCCCAGGCGCCGAATGCGCGCCACTCCACACCGCCGCGATACCAATAGGCGCTGCTGGGGCTGACATCCAGCAAATCCTTGGGGCTGTAGTAGTGACGGTGAATCAGGTCGACCACGAAAATCCCCACCCAGGCGGTGATCGGCACCGCCAGCAACGAGATGAAGGTAATGAACGGGCCGTAAAAGCTCTCGGCAATCAGCATGAAGTAAATGGAGCCGGCGAAAATCGCCACGATGTCGACGATCACCGCATGCACGCGCTTGACCTTCAAGCCCAGGGTCAGGGTGGTGAGGCCGGCGGAATACACCGACAGGTTGTTCGATAACAGCAGCCCGCCGAACGCAGTGATCAGGTACGGCACCGCCATCCAGGTCGGCAGCATGTCGCGGATCGCAATGATCGGGTCCGTGGCCGAAGCCAGGTCGTTGTTACCCACCGACAACAGGCCACCCAGGGTGATCAGCAACACCAGCGGGATGCCCGCGCCGAACGCGGCAGAAGCCACCAGGCGCACGGCCTTGACGCTGCGATGCTGGTAACGCGACATGTCGGCACCCGCGTTGGCCCAACCGATGCCGGTGCCGGCCGCCATGGTGCCGACGCCGATGATCATGGCGCTCAGCGGCGCCGGGGTGGCGTTGAATACCGCGCTCCAGTCGATGGTGGCACAGAGGAAGCCGCCCACCAGAATATTCAGGGCGCCGAACACGTAGGTCGCCCATTTCTGGATCACCAGCAAGGTGGCGTGTCCCAGGCCGGAAACCGCCAGGGTCAACAGCACGAAGAGGCCGATGAAGATCAGGGTGAGCATCGGTGCGCTTTTGGCCTGCACCGGCGAACCGAACAGAATCGAGCACAGCGACAGCAGCACAAAGGCCGCCGTGGTGGTGTTGACCGTTTCCCAGCCCAGGCGCGACATCAACGACACCAGGGTTGGCCCGATATTGCCGCGTACGCCGAAGATGGCGCGGGACAAGGTCAGGCTGGGCGCGCGACCACGGCGACCGGCGATGGAAATAATGCCCACCACCGCGAAGGAACCGGCAGCGCCCAGGATCGCCACGATAATCGCCTGCCAGATCGCCAGGCCGCGAAACGCAACCAGCGTGGCACCGAGCGGCAAGCCGAGGATGCTGATATTGGCCGCGAACCATACCCAGAACAGCTGCAGCGGATGCCCGTTGCACTCGCCCTCCGGGACCGGTTCGATGCCGCGCGTTTCCAATTGCCCGGCGCTTTGGCCGGAAGAAGTGCTGCTCATGGGGGTGCTCCTGATGCCTGTATTATTGTGGTTGTGGCAACGCTTCACTCATTCAACGCAATGCGAGCAGATTCTGAACCAGCGCTTGCAGGTCCAGGCCGTTCACTCGCCTGACCTGCTCGACCATCTCCGGCGGCCAGCACTGCAGACCCAGACAGGCACCGAGCATGGCACCGAGGATCGCGGCGATGGTGTCGGTGTCGCCACCCAGGCTCGCGGCCAGGCACAACGCCTCGAAGGCGTTCATGTCGCCCGACGCCACTTGCTGCGCGAGGGCGAACGACACCACCACTGACTCCTGGGAGGCGACGGAGGTCCCAATCAGCTCATAGAGCAAGTCGGTGAACAGGGCCTTGTCGCCACTGCCCACGCTCAGGGTGCGCGCCCAACTGATGCGCGTGGACATGCGTCCGCCAGCCACCCAGTGGCCATGGTGCTCCGCCTGTTGTGCAACCTGAGTACCGATGTTCAGAGCTTCGCCCAGGTCCACGCCGTTGATGCCGGCCGAGACCACCGCCGCCACAGCGGCCGCGCTGGCAATGCCCAGGCTGGTGTTATGGGTGACCTGGCAGGCCTGGAGCACCGCCTGTATAAACCGCGTCGGGTCACTGACGTCGGCGGCAATGCCCACCGGCGTGATGCGCATGGCCGCGCCATTGGTCGTGCCATAGCGCCCGGACTCTTGGGGTGTATGCCCGGCGAGGATCATGTCGATAGCCCGCTTGGTGGACGGCCCGAGCAGGTCCTGGGACCCCTTGGCGCGCATGGCCGCTTCCCAGTCGATCAGGCGTTGGGCGAGCACGGCAGGTTCGATCCTGCCATGGCCTTGCACCAACAACTCAGCGACCAGGATCGCCTGTTCGGTGTCATCGGTGATGGAACCGGCGGGCATGTTCGGCGCAATGGGTTGGTCGGGGCCCGCATCCTGCAGCGTGGTGATCGCACCGAAGCGCTGGCGGACTTGCTCACGGCTCAAGGATTGCGTGGGCATGCCCAGCGCGTCGCCCAGGGCCAGGCCATAAAACGCGCCAAGCGCGCGAAGTTCAGCAGTCATTTGGACGCCCCGAATTGCAGGTGTAAACGA
This region of Pseudomonas sp. MUP55 genomic DNA includes:
- a CDS encoding ADP-ribosylglycohydrolase family protein; this translates as MTAELRALGAFYGLALGDALGMPTQSLSREQVRQRFGAITTLQDAGPDQPIAPNMPAGSITDDTEQAILVAELLVQGHGRIEPAVLAQRLIDWEAAMRAKGSQDLLGPSTKRAIDMILAGHTPQESGRYGTTNGAAMRITPVGIAADVSDPTRFIQAVLQACQVTHNTSLGIASAAAVAAVVSAGINGVDLGEALNIGTQVAQQAEHHGHWVAGGRMSTRISWARTLSVGSGDKALFTDLLYELIGTSVASQESVVVSFALAQQVASGDMNAFEALCLAASLGGDTDTIAAILGAMLGACLGLQCWPPEMVEQVRRVNGLDLQALVQNLLALR
- a CDS encoding Rho termination factor N-terminal domain-containing protein, giving the protein MPRGSKAKYTEEQKRKAAHIEDSYEHKGLSKDEAEARAWATVNKQSGGGEKSGGSGQRKAPAKKTQDRQDSAKRAAASREGHPRGSRASLETQTKESLMKEARARDIPGRSSMRKDELIEALRKAG
- a CDS encoding SDR family oxidoreductase — its product is MQAQPLSLPAVPEPTYGERLKHKVVIITGAAQGIGEAIVACFQAQQARLVIADIQCDKVEKVAAHWRERGAEIVAQAVDITCKAQWQALVDVAIERFGRVDVLVNCAGVNVFCDPLQMTDEDWRRCFAIDLDGAWYGCRSVLPHMIEQGIGNIINIASTHSSHIIPGCFPYPVAKHGLLGLTRALGIEYAPKGIRVNAIAPGYIETQLNVDYWNTFPDPHAERQRAFDLHPPKRIGQPVEVAMTALFLATDEAPFINATCLMIDGGRSVMYHD
- a CDS encoding purine-cytosine permease family protein, which produces MSSTSSGQSAGQLETRGIEPVPEGECNGHPLQLFWVWFAANISILGLPLGATLVAFRGLAIWQAIIVAILGAAGSFAVVGIISIAGRRGRAPSLTLSRAIFGVRGNIGPTLVSLMSRLGWETVNTTTAAFVLLSLCSILFGSPVQAKSAPMLTLIFIGLFVLLTLAVSGLGHATLLVIQKWATYVFGALNILVGGFLCATIDWSAVFNATPAPLSAMIIGVGTMAAGTGIGWANAGADMSRYQHRSVKAVRLVASAAFGAGIPLVLLITLGGLLSVGNNDLASATDPIIAIRDMLPTWMAVPYLITAFGGLLLSNNLSVYSAGLTTLTLGLKVKRVHAVIVDIVAIFAGSIYFMLIAESFYGPFITFISLLAVPITAWVGIFVVDLIHRHYYSPKDLLDVSPSSAYWYRGGVEWRAFGAWALAIVLGFCFTTIGTTAETVWFAGPLSDSWLGHNGLGWIVTFLVAGGVYAVLGGAADRRPASVERANA
- a CDS encoding GNAT family N-acetyltransferase, with the protein product MTIEIRPAVPSDAAQILTFITELAEYEKARHEVVASVVDIERSLFSEGATAHGLICSRDGLPIGFAVFFFSYSTWLGSNCLYLEDLYINPEQRGGGAGKKLLRHLARIACDNGCGRFEWSVLDWNEPAIAFYKSIGAQPQEEWVRYRMEGNALRDFAQG
- a CDS encoding PfkB family carbohydrate kinase; protein product: MPRLLHTGQVIVDLVMALDTLPASGGDVLARSASFEAGGGFNVMAAARRNGLRVVYLGRHGSGRFGELARAAMQAEGIEMALPASSGKDTGLCVALTEATTERTFISHLGAEGELSADDLAPIVPRAEDYVYVSGYSLLLEGKAQPLIDWLLALPREVVVVFDPGPLVKAPDSAVMRALLPRIHIWTSNGPEALAFTGAADVGAALRELNRHLPAETLRVVRDGPNGCWVGRGSEIEHVPGFKVQAVDSNGAGDAHAGVFIAGLANGLKPLEAARRANAAAALAVTRWGPATCPDIAEVEALISK